A genomic window from Equus caballus isolate H_3958 breed thoroughbred chromosome 5, TB-T2T, whole genome shotgun sequence includes:
- the ETV3L gene encoding ETS translocation variant 3-like protein, with the protein MHCSCLAEGIPAIAGNSWISGLAFPDWAYKAESSPGSRQIQLWHFILELLQKEEFRHVIAWQQGEYGEFVIKDPDEVARLWGRRKCKPQMNYDKLSRALRYYYNKRILHKTKGKRFTYKFNFSKLIVVNYPLWEVWAPPSPHLLLGTPALFRPALVPMGVQSELLHSMLFTHRAMVEQLAGQRTPGGLPEASGDKKGSSSLVHRLVPAPAPCRLSPCCHLGSLRDELPSYASFPPPAPSLLPSDWPRLPGPFLPRLPAEQQFPGSSKPEPLLPGPACPSAARHFPGIPLLTELGQEAGEGLRLLSLRPEVKSDPTMGSKGHLDPREGFSSEMHGPKTGEESPVSPNLENFKAVWPLDPP; encoded by the exons ATGCACTGCAGCTGTTTGGCCGAGGGCATCCCAGCCATCGCTGGCAACTCCTGGATCTCAG GCTTGGCTTTCCCTGACTGGGCCTACAAAGCCGAGTCATCCCCGGGCTCCCGGCAGATCCAGCTGTGGCACTTcatcctggagctgctgcagaAGGAAGAGTTCCGCCATGTCATCGCCTGGCAGCAGGGAGAGTACGGGGAATTTGTTATCAAGGATCCAGACGAGGTGGCCCGCCTCTGGGGCCGCAGGAAATGCAAACCACAGATGAATTATGACAAGCTGAGCCGGGCCCTCAG GTATTACTACAATAAGAGGATCCTGCACAAGACCAAAGGCAAAAGGTTCACTTACAAGTTCAACTTCAGCAAGCTCATCGTAGTCAACTATCCTCTGTGGGAGGTGTGGGCTCCGCCATCCCCCCACTTGCTGCTGGGGACCCCTGCCCTGTTTCGGCCAGCCCTGGTGCCCATGGGCGTGCAGAGTGAG CTCTTGCACAGCATGCTCTTCACCCATCGGGCCATGGTGGAGCAGCTGGCTGGACAGCGGACCCCTGGAGGGCTACCAGAGGCGTCTGGGGACAAGAAGGGGAGCAGCAGCCTTGTCCACC gccttgtccctgccccagccccctgccGGCTGAGCCCTTGCTGCCATTTGGGGAGCCTCCGAGACGAGCTGCCCAGTTACGCCTCCTTCCCCCCTCCCGCCCCATCCCTTCTCCCCTCCGACTGGCCACGCCTCCCAGGGCCCTTCCTGCCCCGTCTCCCCGCAGAGCAGCAGTTCCCAGGGTCCTCCAAGCCAGAACCTCTGCTCCCAGGACCCGCGTGCCCCTCAGCGGCCCGCCACTTTCCGGGGATTCCCCTGTTGACCGAGCTGGGACAGGAGGCTGGTGAGGGGCTCCGGCTCTTGTCCCTGAGGCCGGAGGTAAAGTCCGATCCCACGATGGGGTCAAAGGGGCACCTGGATCCCAGGGAGGGCTTCTCCTCGGAGATGCACGGACCCAAAACTGGGGAGGAAAGCCCTGTGTCCCCCAATCTGGAGAACTTCAAAGCAGTGTGGCCCTTGGATCCTCCTTAA